One region of Wyeomyia smithii strain HCP4-BCI-WySm-NY-G18 chromosome 3, ASM2978416v1, whole genome shotgun sequence genomic DNA includes:
- the LOC129732171 gene encoding uricase has protein sequence MMSRKLMEEAPEDRGVSEHFKISNYGYGKDSVKVLHVMRNGPVHSIKEFEVGTKLKLASQKDYLQGDNSDIVATDSQKNTVYLLARKHGLKSPEEFGMLLCNHFLTKYSHVNEVSIHIDEYPWSRMGFGKGPYQDLHNHAFVFTPTAIRYCDVTQKRGDFKPTVISGLTDLRVLKTTQSAFVNFVNDEYRSLPDQHDRIFSTIVRSSWQYSTVQDVDFDFCWNRVKQCILNTFAGDAEKGIFSPSVQNTLYLAEKLVLESIPEISSIDMTMPNKHYFNFDFSKFPKVINGDELKEETVFLPVDKPSGIIYAQLDRNSTIKSKL, from the exons ATGATGTCCAGAAAGCTGATGGAGGAAGCTCCAGAGGATCGTGGTGTATCtgaacatttcaaaataagtaACTACGGCTACGGTAAGGACAGCGTTAAAGTGTTGCACGTTATGCGAAATGGACCGGTGCACAGTATTAAAGAGTTCGAGGTGGGAACGAAACTAAAATTGGCCAGTCAAAAAGACTACTTACAAG GTGATAACTCGGATATCGTGGCAACTGATTCCCAGAAAAATACCGTCTATCTACTAGCACGTAAGCATGGCTTGAAATCTCCGGAAGAATTCGGCATGTTGTTGTGCAACCACTTTCTCACGAAATACTCGCACGTGAACGAGGTTTCCATCCACATCGATGAGTATCCTTGGTCCCGAATGGGTTTCGGAAAGGGCCCCTATCAGGATTTGCACAACCATGCGTTCGTCTTCACCCCAACAGCCATTCGCTATTGCGATGTAACTCAAAAACGAGGCG ATTTCAAACCAACCGTGATAAGCGGCCTAACGGATCTGCGCGTTCTCAAAACAACCCAGTCAGCGTTCGTGAACTTCGTTAACGACGAATACCGTTCGCTACCAGATCAGCACGATCGCATCTTCAGCACCATCGTTCGATCATCCTGGCAGTACTCGACCGTGCAGGACGTAGATTTCGACTTTTGCTGGAACCGGGTGAAGCAATGCATCCTGAACACATTCGCCGGTGACGCGGAGAAAGGAATCTTCTCGCCAAGTGTACAGAACACGCTCTACTTAGCGGAGAAACTGGTCCTCGAAAGCATTCCGGAGATTTCCTCGATCGATATGACGATGCCAAACAAGCACTACTTCAACTTTGATTTTAGCAAGTTTCCCAAGGTGATCAACGGTGACGAACTGAAGGAGGAGACCGTGTTTCTGCCGGTGGATAAACCGTCGGGGATCATCTACGCCCAGCTGGATCGTAACTCAACGATCAAGAGTAaactttga